AAAGTCTGCAAAGGTGACACGGGTTGTCTCTTCGACAAAATCATGGAACAATCGGCACTCCAGGCGCGAGCGGTCCAAGCCAATCAGGCTGGCCCCGCTCAGGTTGCATTTGAGAATTTTCCCATTCGGAGCGATGGTAAAGTGGCCGGCCGGGGCGAAATCGTAGAGGTCGGTGTATTGCTCCAGCAGGACTTCCAATTCTTCCCGTGCCTGGCGAAGATCGTGATTTTGTAGCTCCAACTCGATCTGATGAACCTGCAACTCATGGAGCAGGCGCTGCTGAAATTCCCCCTCGCCGGCAGATGTTCTCCCCTTGTTTTCATTGACCCGTTGCTCCGCCAGTCGGCGAAGATTTTCAGAATTTGTTTTTGGATCTTTTGGTCCAACCATATCAAACCTTTCGGTCAATAGGTTTTCTAGTGAAAAGGTGGTGAGTGACACAATGTGGTGGACTCAACAAGTGGGTTCAGGAGAGGTTTTGACCAAAAGCCACCATGCCGGAGGTCTGGTTGTCGGCCATTAGAATCTTTTCGGCGGTCCATTGAATCCGAACGGAGCTATTGTCTTTTGTTAAAATTCGCGTAGTAAATTTCTGTCCGGATTCACTGGTCAGCAGTTTTTTCAGATCGGCTTCGGCTTTAGGCTGATCGACTTCCGGGGTGAATATTTCGAAAAAGTTGCCTCCTATGACTTCGGTCCTTTTACGACCCAGCAATCGTTCAGCTTCTGGATTAAACTCAAGGATTTTACCCTCCTCGGACAGGCCGATGATAATCAGCGGGGCTGCCTGCACCAGTGCCCGCAGCATCCCGCTGGTGGCCTTTAAATCAGCTTCCAAAAGAGTGCTTCGAGAGATGTCATTCAATGTCATTACCACGCCATCAATCCGGTTCTCCAGGGTTCGATAGGGCATGATACGCACAGAAAAGTACCGATCTTTAGTTGCTGAGATCTGTTTTTCGCAAAAAAGCATGGTGCGCAGGACTTCCCGGGCATCGTCGAACATTTGCGGATAATACAACTCGCTGGACAGATCGGTCAGTGGTCGACCGATATCGCTGTCGAGGAGATTGAAGAGTTTGACCGCGCTGGGGGTGAAACGTTTGATCCTGAGCTCGTTATCGAGAAACAGGGAGATGATTTCCGTGCTGTTAAGCAGGTTCTGCATATCGCTGTTGATCCGGCCGAATTCCTCCATCTTGGCAGCCTGTTCCGCGTTGACGGTCTGCAATTCTTCATTTATCGACTGCATCTCCTCCTTGGAGGTGGACAGCTCCTCGTTGGTGGACTGCAACTCCTCGTTAGTGGACTGCAACTCCTCGTTCATCGATTTGAACTCTTCTTGAGATGCCTGGATGCTTTCGTGGGTTATCTGCAGTTCCTCACGGCTCTGCATCAGAGCCTGCTCCAATTCGGCGATCCTGGCGCTTGCTGGCGACTTTGTTTTGCCGCGACCAGTCCCGGCTTTGGTCGGATCTGCCGGCATGTCCTGAAAGATCACCAGCACCATTCCGCTGAGGGCTTCCGGATGTGTGATCGGCTGGATAGTCAAGTTCAGGGCCTGGAGCCCGCCGTTCACACTGACCTTGAGTCCTTTGGCAGTCACCGTCTTCTGTTCCCGAACCGCCTTCTGAAAGGCACCGTTCATTTCGAAGCGCAGCTCGTCACGGGCCATGGCGAAGATGTTCCAGTTGACCTTTCCGGAAGCCGGTTCCAGGTACTTGCCAGTCTTCCCTCGGATGTAGAGGATGTCCCCCTGAGCACTGGTCAGGACTGCGGGCGGAGAATAGCTCTGGAGCAGAAGTTGATCCGTGAGGGACTGGAGGTTGTCGGGTTGGTGGGGCATCTTCGATTCCTTTTTTATTCCCGGCATGCCAGCCCCGTTCATGGTTGGGAAAATCAGGCTCGCAGGGCTTGGCAGCGAATCTTGCCGGAGGTAAAGTCTCGACTTGGGTTGCATTGCAGCAAACAGGGAGTTAAAACTCCCCACGGTCTCAGCGGTGCCCAGCAAGAGCAGCCCACCGGGCTTGAGGCTGTAATGAAAGAGTGGCAGAAGCTTCTTTTGTAGGTCTGGCTGCAGATAAATCAACAGATTGCGGCAGAGCAGGATGTCCAGTTTGGTAAAAGGCGGGTCCATGATGATATTCTGGGTGGCGAATGTGACCATCTCGCGAATTTCTTTGTGGACCCGGTAACCTTTTTCCTCCTGAATGAAAAATCGGTGGAGGCGTTCGTCTGAGACCTGCCCGGCAATATTGACCGGGTATAGCCCCTGACGGGCCCTGACGATGGCGTCCTGGTCCAGATCGGTGGCAAAAATCTGCAGGGTGTATGAATCATTTGTTTTGCAGTGTGCCACCGCCTCTTTAAAGGTGATGGCCAGCGAATAAGCTTCTTCACCAGTCGAGCAGCCGACCGACCAGGCGCGGAAGGAGCCACCGTCGGGTTGTTGAGTCAGCAGGGCCGGCAAGGCTTTATCCCGCAGCAAATTCCATTCCTCCGGATCACGGAAGAAACTGGTGACGCCGATCAGCAGTTCCTTGAAGAGGATTTCCGCCTCCGCAGGGTTTTCTCTTAAAAAGCGGACATAGTCGTCGATCCGCTTAATCTGGTGGACAGCCATACGGCGCTCAATGCGACGATACAGGGTGTTTTTTTTGTAGAGGGAAAAATCGTGGCCGGTCTTGGATCGCAAGAGGACGGTAACCTTTTCCAGGGCACTCTGTTCTTTTTCCAACAGGACAGGTTGTGAGCTGGACCGGTTGGGGATATGGCGAAGATAGGCAAGGATTTTTCCTGGAAGTTCTTCGGCTGGGCTGACAATGTCGGCCAACCCGGCATCGATGGCGCTGCGGGGCATACTATCAAACTTGGCCGAGGATGGATCTTGTACCCCCACCAGGCCTGCTTTCGCCTTGATCGCCCGCAATCCCAGAGTTCCGTCGGAGCCCATTCCAGACAGGACCACCCCGACAGCCAGTTGCTTCTGGTCTTCGGCCAGGGAGTTGAAGAAAAAATCGATCGGCAGGCGCAGGCCACGAGACTCCGTAGGCTCAAACAGGTACAATACTCCATGCAGTATCGACATGTCCTTGTTGGGAGGAATGATGTAAACGCAGTCCGACTCCACCTTCATCCGGTCGGTCACTTGGCGAACTGTCATGCTGGTGACGCGCTGTAGAAGGTCCGGCAAGACCCCCTTATGGGTCGGGTCGAGGTGCTGGACGATGACGAAAGCGATGCCAGATTTAGCTGGTACGTTGCGGAGAAATTGCTCAAGGGCTTCCAGCCCGCCGGCGGAGGTACCAATGCCGACCACCGCACCATACCTTGCCTTTGTTTCCGTGATCCCTGCTGGGTAGCGAGATGCGGCCGGTTCCTTGCCGTTTGATAAGGAATTAGGTTTTTTATTCATGAACTAACTCTAGCATTTTTTTATAAATTGATTTGCTTTATCTGGAGGGGGGGGGAGGATTTGTGAAATTGGAAAGGTTTTGGTTATTGACGGTTGAACGATTCGCTGTTGAGCAGCAACCTGGCCGCGCCCTCTGAAGTTTAAGATGCTTCTGGAGTTGAGCAGACGAGTCAATGTCACGAATGGCGCTAGTTAAAGCAACTTTGCAGTAAACTCGGGACTGTCCCCAGGGTCATCGGGGGCTGTCCCAAGAGTTTGCGAGCCATGAAACTGTCGCGGTTAACACCGCAAAGACCTGGGACAGCCCCCGTGCGGGGACAGTCCCGGTTTTGCTGTCAGCGACTCTTAAACTAGCGTCATTCGTGAATGTCACTGGTGCTGCAGAAAAAAATACAATTATTTTTTTATGTCTATAAATGTCTATAACGCAAAACAAAAATGGGTTAGCAAATTACTTGCTAACCCATTGATTTTATGGAGCCGCCCATCGGATTTGAACCGACGACCTACTGATTACGAATCAGTTGCTCTACCAGCTGAGCTAGGGCGGCAATGAGGCTTGAATATCTACATCAAATGAGCCTATGAGTCAATATGCTTGAGTGGTTTTATGAAGCAGTTTTCTTGCGGGGGGCTTGATTTTCAAGGCCGTTGTTTATTCATTCATCAACCGTTGGGAATTTTGCTTAAAATTGTGGCAGGCAATGGTGGTGCGGTTCTGCTTATTGCTGCTGCGAGCCCGGGCAGGGAGGGGGGCTGCCTGAGAATGAATCAATTTCGGCAAAGAGGCATGAATTAAGCATGAGCGGAAAGGGTTGTTTCCCTCCCTTCCAGACGAGCGACCGATGCCGATGAAGAGCAAGCCAGAAGAGTTGTTTGACTGTTGCGATGCTGCGCCCTTTGATGAACTGCTCGGTTCAACAGGAACCGTCCGTCCTGTCTACCGCCGGGCCGTCGATTATTTTCAGCAACTTGGAGTCTCCGGTACCGAGGACCTGCAGCAGTCCGC
This genomic window from Pelobacter seleniigenes DSM 18267 contains:
- a CDS encoding chemotaxis protein CheB; this encodes MNKKPNSLSNGKEPAASRYPAGITETKARYGAVVGIGTSAGGLEALEQFLRNVPAKSGIAFVIVQHLDPTHKGVLPDLLQRVTSMTVRQVTDRMKVESDCVYIIPPNKDMSILHGVLYLFEPTESRGLRLPIDFFFNSLAEDQKQLAVGVVLSGMGSDGTLGLRAIKAKAGLVGVQDPSSAKFDSMPRSAIDAGLADIVSPAEELPGKILAYLRHIPNRSSSQPVLLEKEQSALEKVTVLLRSKTGHDFSLYKKNTLYRRIERRMAVHQIKRIDDYVRFLRENPAEAEILFKELLIGVTSFFRDPEEWNLLRDKALPALLTQQPDGGSFRAWSVGCSTGEEAYSLAITFKEAVAHCKTNDSYTLQIFATDLDQDAIVRARQGLYPVNIAGQVSDERLHRFFIQEEKGYRVHKEIREMVTFATQNIIMDPPFTKLDILLCRNLLIYLQPDLQKKLLPLFHYSLKPGGLLLLGTAETVGSFNSLFAAMQPKSRLYLRQDSLPSPASLIFPTMNGAGMPGIKKESKMPHQPDNLQSLTDQLLLQSYSPPAVLTSAQGDILYIRGKTGKYLEPASGKVNWNIFAMARDELRFEMNGAFQKAVREQKTVTAKGLKVSVNGGLQALNLTIQPITHPEALSGMVLVIFQDMPADPTKAGTGRGKTKSPASARIAELEQALMQSREELQITHESIQASQEEFKSMNEELQSTNEELQSTNEELSTSKEEMQSINEELQTVNAEQAAKMEEFGRINSDMQNLLNSTEIISLFLDNELRIKRFTPSAVKLFNLLDSDIGRPLTDLSSELYYPQMFDDAREVLRTMLFCEKQISATKDRYFSVRIMPYRTLENRIDGVVMTLNDISRSTLLEADLKATSGMLRALVQAAPLIIIGLSEEGKILEFNPEAERLLGRKRTEVIGGNFFEIFTPEVDQPKAEADLKKLLTSESGQKFTTRILTKDNSSVRIQWTAEKILMADNQTSGMVAFGQNLS